One segment of Solanum lycopersicum chromosome 1, SLM_r2.1 DNA contains the following:
- the LOC101260573 gene encoding agamous-like MADS-box protein AGL15 isoform X2, translating into MGRGKIDIKLIENLNNRQVTFSKRRAGLLKKAGELSVLCDSEVAVIIFSSTGKLFEFSSTSMKQTLSRYNKCVASTDNSAVEKKSEDNEQPQLQQQTHVLKQEQKEVDSLKDELAKLKMKQQRLLGKDLNGMGLNELRLLEHQLNEGLLAIKERKEELLIQQLEYSRKQEERSALECETLRRQVEELRGLFPLSASLPPPFLEYDRPLEKKYSILKESKESLDSDTACEDGVDDEDSNTTLQLGLPTICRKRKRTEQESPSSNSENQVGSK; encoded by the exons ATGGGTAGAGGAAAAATTGACATAAAATTGATTGAGAATCTAAATAATAGACAAGTAACATTTTCTAAGAGGCGTGCTGGCTTGTTGAAGAAAGCCGGGGAGCTTTCTGTTCTTTGTGATTCTGAAGTTGCTGTTATTATTTTCTCAAGTACTGGAAAGCTTTTTGAGTTTTCAAGTACTAG CATGAAACAGACGCTTTCCAGATACAACAAATGTGTAGCCTCGACAGATAATTCTGCCGTAGAAAAGAAGTCAGAG GACAACGAGCAGCCACAGTTGCAGCAGCAGACACATGTGCTGAAGCAGGAACAAAAAGAGGTGGACAGTCTTAAAGACGAACTCGCAAAGCTCAAGATGAAACAACA GCGGTTGTTAGGCAAGGACCTTAATGGTATGGGTTTGAATGAGCTACGGCTTCTTGAACATCAACTAAATGAAGGACTACTAGCCATAAAGGAGAGAAAG GAGGAATTGCTGATACAGCAACTAGAGTATTCTAGGAAACAG gagGAGAGGTCTGCGCTGGAGTGTGAGACCTTACGTAGACAG GTAGAAGAGCTCCGAGGGTTATTTCCTTTAAGTGCTAGTTTACCGCCACCTTTTCTTGAATATGATCGCCCATTGGAAAAGAagtattcaattttaaaagagaGTAAGGAGAGTCTGGATTCCGACACTGCATGTGAAGATGGAGTAGATGATGAAGATTCCAACACAACTTTGCAATTggg GCTTCCAACTATTTGTcgaaagagaaagagaacagAGCAGGAATCTCCTTCAAGCAATTCAGAGAATCAAGTTGGCTCAAAGTGA
- the LOC101260573 gene encoding agamous-like MADS-box protein AGL15 isoform X1 yields MGRGKIDIKLIENLNNRQVTFSKRRAGLLKKAGELSVLCDSEVAVIIFSSTGKLFEFSSTSMKQTLSRYNKCVASTDNSAVEKKSEDNEQPQLQQQTHVLKQEQKEVDSLKDELAKLKMKQQRLLGKDLNGMGLNELRLLEHQLNEGLLAIKERKEELLIQQLEYSRKQEERSALECETLRRQGGSFLTQLLLPSHEIQVEELRGLFPLSASLPPPFLEYDRPLEKKYSILKESKESLDSDTACEDGVDDEDSNTTLQLGLPTICRKRKRTEQESPSSNSENQVGSK; encoded by the exons ATGGGTAGAGGAAAAATTGACATAAAATTGATTGAGAATCTAAATAATAGACAAGTAACATTTTCTAAGAGGCGTGCTGGCTTGTTGAAGAAAGCCGGGGAGCTTTCTGTTCTTTGTGATTCTGAAGTTGCTGTTATTATTTTCTCAAGTACTGGAAAGCTTTTTGAGTTTTCAAGTACTAG CATGAAACAGACGCTTTCCAGATACAACAAATGTGTAGCCTCGACAGATAATTCTGCCGTAGAAAAGAAGTCAGAG GACAACGAGCAGCCACAGTTGCAGCAGCAGACACATGTGCTGAAGCAGGAACAAAAAGAGGTGGACAGTCTTAAAGACGAACTCGCAAAGCTCAAGATGAAACAACA GCGGTTGTTAGGCAAGGACCTTAATGGTATGGGTTTGAATGAGCTACGGCTTCTTGAACATCAACTAAATGAAGGACTACTAGCCATAAAGGAGAGAAAG GAGGAATTGCTGATACAGCAACTAGAGTATTCTAGGAAACAG gagGAGAGGTCTGCGCTGGAGTGTGAGACCTTACGTAGACAG GGCGGTTCCTTTCTGACACAATTGCTTTTGCCATCTCATGAGATACAGGTAGAAGAGCTCCGAGGGTTATTTCCTTTAAGTGCTAGTTTACCGCCACCTTTTCTTGAATATGATCGCCCATTGGAAAAGAagtattcaattttaaaagagaGTAAGGAGAGTCTGGATTCCGACACTGCATGTGAAGATGGAGTAGATGATGAAGATTCCAACACAACTTTGCAATTggg GCTTCCAACTATTTGTcgaaagagaaagagaacagAGCAGGAATCTCCTTCAAGCAATTCAGAGAATCAAGTTGGCTCAAAGTGA
- the LOC101260867 gene encoding uncharacterized protein, which yields MMLRDVSSCNTYNYGDALYWDSRYVQEAGSFDWYQRYSALRPFVRHYVSTSSRVLMVGCGNAVMSEDMVKDGYEEIVNVDISTVAIDMMRRKYEDVPQMKYLQMDVRDMSFFPDESFDAVIDKGTLDSLMCGTNAPMCAAQMLGEVSRLLKNGGVYMLITYGDPKARMPHLNRSVFNWKIELYIIPKPGFQKSGNPPSNVKPCLEPIPLSEKGLLPEDYIMEDPDSHFIYVCTKVDESVELSNKSAEPLAEDLLLESLSLGKD from the exons ATGATGTTGCGTGACGTGTCATCTTGCAATACATACAATTACGGTGATGCCCTTTACTGGGATTCACGGTATGTTCAAGAAGCAGGTTCTTTTGATTGGTATCAACGTTATTCTGCTCTTCGCCCGTTTGTTCGCCATTATGTTTCTACATCTTCAAGGGTACTCATGGTTGGCTGTGGAAATGCTG tGATGTCGGAGGATATGGTTAAGGATGGATATGAAGAAATAGTGAATGTTGATATATCAACAGTAGCTATTGATATGATGAGAAGGAAGTATGAGGACGTTCCGCAGATGAAAT ACTTGCAAATGGATGTCAGAGATATGAGTTTCTTTCCTGATGAATCATTTGACGCCGTCATTGATAAGG GAACCCTTGATTCATTAATG TGTGGTACCAATGCTCCAATGTGTGCTGCACAAATGCTGGGGGAAGTGAGCAG GCTTCTCAAAAATGGAGGTGTTTATATGTTG ATAACATATGGTGATCCTAAAGCAAGGATGCCTCATCTGAATCGATCAGTGTTTAACTGGAAAATTGAGTTATACATTATAC CTAAACCGGGATTTCAAAAGTCTGGAAATCCCCCTTCTAATGTGAAGCCATGCTTGGAACCTATTCCCCTAAGCGAGAAGGGACTACTTCCGGAAGATTATATTATGGAAGATCCAGATTCTCATTTTATATACGTCTGTACAAAAGTTGATGAATCAGTGGAGCTGAGCAACAAATCCGCAGAACCTTTGGCTGAGGATTTACTATTGGAATCGCTTAGCCTCGGGAAGGATTGA
- the LOC101261159 gene encoding glyoxylase I 4, which yields MQRQPERKKEQEKEIRDHENDNKNNEDEIPLMALNHVSRLCKNVEKSVEFYTKVLGFVLIERPQAFDFDGAWLFNYGVGIHLVHAKDDEDYKLPNHTDNLDPMDNHISFQSEDMEGMVQRLEEFKIKYLKRTVGEEEGAAIDQLFFKDPDGFMIEICNCENVKLVPQRSIGRIKFPSDRHNPPVELGNDDK from the exons atgcagAGGCAACCAGAAAGGAAAAAGGAGCAAGAAAAAGAAATCAGAGATCACGAGAATGATAACAAGAATAATGAAGATGAAATTCCACTAATGGCATTGAACCACGTGTCCAGACTTTgtaaaaatgtggaaaaatcAGTGGAATTTTACACTAAAGTACTTGGATTCGTGTTAATTGAGAGGCCGCAAGCTTTCGATTTTGATGGAGCTTGGTTGTTTAATTATGGAGTCGGGATTCATCTGGTTCATGCCAAGGATGATGAAGATTATAAATTGCCTAATCATACTGATAATCTCGACCCGATGGATAACCATATTTCTTTTCAg AGCGAAGATATGGAGGGGATGGTGCAAAGGCTGGaggaattcaagataaagtactTGAAGAGAACGGTAGGAGAAGAAGAGGGAGCGGCGATCGATCAACTCTTTTTTAAGGATCCGGATGGGTTTATGATTGAGATTTGTAATTGTGAGAATGTGAAGCTAGTACCTCAACGTTCAATTGGCCGCATCAAATTCCCTTCTGATCGTCATAATCCTCCTGTTGAATTGGGGAATGATGATAAATAG